A portion of the Pseudomonas sp. GR 6-02 genome contains these proteins:
- a CDS encoding polyketide synthase family protein, with amino-acid sequence MNGAVTTEGDFCFSAMAGEFPGAPSTDALWHLLTQGQIAPINSMLTRWELDKASIYSAKAGEKDRVYLDSAFCLKDDASIPSRHEGRQVAIGKKVLQTLLAQLAGQGSTLIKERTALVVATSWSDESYFVTGMSGKTEAPQGYTPGEQVAELAAAFAFGGPALSVDTACSSFPYAIDMAQALVNSGQADNAIVMALNTVLPPALFLGFSQLTAFSARAQMQAFGQDADGIVPGECAVAFLVEPVSQALIAQRRPLGVLRALGMSADGAEGSVFAPGKQAQYTAYQRAYIGLDPNDVDYIETHGTGTPLGDATELDSLNSFFAPHCTDGKKITIGSIKSVIGHPLAAAGGASLAKALMILRHKGIPPQPDYRTSAKVDETSLRLATKQIQPLADRQSAIRIGISSFGFGGANAHLVVDEYIPDNRPVAPQANPGVLMLDLAIVEAEAAIGSHGSLQSFKQQLDRPAAPSVSFPYGRFVDYSPAPGQPLLGQFLAQDRVIDIDGFGMGPKPLAHVDPFKLLITDRVNHLLRRLPGVAGSPGTAMVMCCNMGGERFSNAYSSAHSFYSQAQGTPPGVEVADVATMLPNMLSGYPTQIFDFKGFHQTLVGTPGLFWQTLLASQQWFKNGITTLLLGAGRFISGEIEIERARHSATVQGEGLGLIALRPYQPDASDKPLLVIRAAVLAHAANSLEEACQLLGKERSQYQNIEVCELQPDATHASGSLQEITGFLAEASGIETLLAVMLSASAHTVIEVREAGKAVMWLFTEKLREWSTAAEPAPAIKHPFTLRFAHSAHHELQPVIPPARPVSLVREPQNDGVDVLQLSDMLTNTLLSGLRVRVRAMESLFALHRGTEVQRPAHWQRSPENVVITNVQRGPQSLHAQLVVNEAHPYFFDHPLDHIPGILLLEGVLQLIELAMPPLSGRVAYVKTLNIKFQQYVQKEGVIDLHLEQEKDSQVFNAKVMQAGKLMCTCVLGMAYSSAFEKSPAGEFTATRCRDKALLHKAREENVIVSDMSGIAQGLSVDTLKLPDEHFFQEGDPEHHSMVYFLEVARQCYMQIAHSHLRIPLNTPMNLLALSFTLDRPIPRNSPLSLAPQAGFDAQQPFKTNRIYIDLFNRGEKIGQASITAQVLSQSAPAA; translated from the coding sequence ATGAATGGCGCGGTAACAACAGAGGGCGACTTTTGCTTCAGCGCAATGGCCGGCGAGTTTCCCGGGGCACCGTCAACGGATGCGCTTTGGCATTTGCTGACGCAAGGACAGATAGCACCTATCAATTCGATGCTGACACGCTGGGAACTGGATAAGGCGTCAATCTATTCAGCAAAGGCAGGTGAAAAGGATCGCGTTTACCTGGACAGTGCTTTTTGCCTGAAGGATGACGCTTCAATCCCTTCACGGCATGAAGGACGGCAGGTCGCCATCGGTAAGAAAGTACTGCAGACACTCCTCGCCCAGCTTGCCGGACAAGGCTCGACTCTGATCAAAGAACGCACCGCATTGGTGGTCGCAACATCCTGGAGTGACGAGAGTTATTTCGTCACCGGCATGTCCGGAAAAACCGAAGCACCACAGGGCTACACGCCGGGTGAACAAGTGGCTGAACTGGCGGCGGCTTTTGCCTTCGGTGGCCCGGCGTTATCGGTCGACACCGCCTGTAGTTCGTTCCCCTATGCAATCGACATGGCTCAGGCCCTGGTCAATAGCGGACAGGCGGATAACGCGATTGTCATGGCACTGAACACCGTGCTGCCACCGGCGCTGTTTCTGGGCTTCTCGCAGTTGACCGCCTTTTCCGCCCGGGCCCAAATGCAGGCGTTCGGCCAGGACGCTGACGGCATTGTGCCGGGCGAATGTGCAGTCGCCTTTTTGGTCGAACCTGTATCGCAGGCCCTGATTGCGCAGCGCCGTCCCCTGGGTGTTTTACGGGCATTGGGAATGTCCGCCGATGGCGCCGAAGGTTCAGTGTTTGCACCTGGCAAACAGGCCCAGTACACGGCTTACCAGCGTGCCTATATCGGTCTTGATCCCAATGACGTGGACTACATCGAAACCCATGGCACCGGTACTCCGCTGGGTGATGCGACAGAGCTGGACTCGCTGAACAGCTTCTTCGCCCCCCACTGCACAGACGGCAAAAAAATCACCATCGGTTCAATCAAGTCTGTCATTGGCCACCCACTGGCCGCTGCTGGAGGCGCTTCGCTCGCCAAGGCGCTGATGATCTTGCGCCACAAAGGGATTCCACCTCAGCCCGACTACCGTACCAGCGCAAAAGTCGACGAGACCAGCCTGCGACTGGCCACAAAGCAGATACAGCCCCTCGCGGACCGGCAGTCGGCGATCCGCATAGGCATATCCAGCTTCGGTTTTGGCGGCGCCAATGCGCATCTGGTAGTGGATGAATATATTCCCGACAACCGCCCTGTCGCCCCTCAAGCCAACCCCGGCGTGTTAATGCTGGACCTTGCGATTGTCGAGGCTGAAGCAGCGATCGGCAGTCACGGCTCGTTGCAGTCATTCAAGCAACAGCTCGATCGGCCGGCAGCGCCATCAGTCAGTTTCCCTTATGGGCGTTTCGTTGATTACTCCCCTGCCCCAGGTCAGCCGTTACTGGGCCAATTCCTGGCGCAGGATCGCGTCATTGATATCGACGGTTTCGGCATGGGTCCCAAACCTCTGGCCCATGTCGATCCGTTCAAGCTGTTGATCACCGATCGCGTCAATCATTTGCTGCGACGCCTGCCGGGTGTGGCCGGCTCACCCGGCACGGCGATGGTCATGTGCTGCAACATGGGCGGGGAACGCTTCAGCAATGCGTACAGCAGCGCTCACAGCTTCTACTCCCAGGCTCAAGGCACGCCACCGGGCGTGGAAGTAGCGGACGTGGCAACCATGTTGCCGAACATGTTGTCCGGTTACCCGACGCAGATTTTTGACTTCAAGGGTTTCCATCAAACACTGGTCGGCACCCCGGGTCTGTTCTGGCAAACCTTGCTGGCATCGCAGCAATGGTTCAAGAACGGCATAACCACGCTGTTGCTCGGTGCAGGGCGCTTTATCAGCGGTGAAATCGAGATCGAGCGCGCCCGACATTCAGCGACGGTGCAAGGTGAAGGACTGGGGCTGATTGCGCTGCGTCCCTATCAACCAGACGCCAGCGACAAACCTTTACTGGTGATCCGCGCGGCGGTCCTCGCCCATGCCGCGAACTCGCTGGAAGAGGCTTGCCAACTGCTGGGCAAAGAGCGGAGTCAATACCAGAACATTGAAGTCTGCGAGCTGCAACCTGACGCGACTCATGCCAGTGGATCTCTGCAAGAGATTACCGGTTTCCTGGCTGAAGCCAGTGGCATCGAAACCCTGCTGGCGGTGATGTTGAGTGCATCGGCTCACACGGTGATCGAGGTTCGCGAAGCCGGCAAGGCAGTGATGTGGTTGTTTACTGAAAAGCTTCGGGAGTGGAGCACTGCGGCCGAACCCGCTCCTGCCATCAAGCATCCCTTTACCCTGCGTTTTGCTCACTCGGCCCACCATGAACTGCAACCGGTGATCCCGCCTGCCCGCCCTGTCAGCCTTGTCCGCGAACCACAAAACGACGGCGTCGACGTGCTGCAACTCAGCGACATGCTGACCAACACCCTGCTCTCAGGGCTGCGTGTCCGGGTTCGCGCCATGGAGAGTCTTTTCGCCCTGCACCGTGGCACTGAAGTCCAGCGCCCGGCGCACTGGCAACGTTCCCCGGAAAACGTCGTAATCACCAACGTCCAGCGCGGCCCCCAGTCACTGCACGCCCAGCTCGTGGTGAATGAAGCGCACCCTTATTTCTTCGATCACCCTCTTGATCACATCCCCGGCATTCTATTGCTCGAGGGCGTGTTGCAACTGATTGAACTCGCCATGCCGCCACTGAGTGGGCGAGTCGCGTATGTCAAAACCCTGAATATCAAGTTCCAGCAATACGTACAAAAGGAGGGTGTGATTGATCTGCATCTGGAACAGGAAAAAGACTCCCAGGTGTTCAATGCCAAGGTCATGCAAGCCGGAAAGCTGATGTGCACCTGCGTCCTTGGGATGGCCTACAGCTCGGCGTTCGAGAAATCGCCCGCCGGCGAGTTCACGGCCACTCGCTGCCGTGACAAGGCCTTGCTGCACAAGGCCAGGGAAGAAAACGTCATCGTCAGTGACATGAGCGGCATCGCTCAGGGCTTGAGCGTGGACACGCTCAAACTGCCGGATGAGCACTTCTTCCAGGAGGGCGACCCCGAGCACCATTCGATGGTGTATTTCCTCGAAGTTGCCCGCCAGTGCTACATGCAGATTGCCCACAGTCATCTGCGGATTCCACTCAACACCCCGATGAACCTGCTGGCCTTGAGTTTCACCCTGGATCGGCCAATCCCCAGGAACAGTCCGCTTTCATTGGCACCGCAAGCGGGTTTTGACGCACAACAGCCGTTCAAAACCAACCGCATCTATATCGACCTGTTCAACCGGGGCGAAAAAATCGGTCAAGCCAGCATTACAGCTCAAGTGCTGAGTCAATCCGCACCCGCGGCCTGA
- a CDS encoding acyl carrier protein: MRFQLNDVVQEFIVSNGKIANSYFSLSEKIIDSLCESNIAKESILMRLLEQAESVTAHYFNAHQQVLEGVYANGIEAPVNKNLAVLEPEHSNPVILESTPVAEQTPALNYGQWLRAEISTVTGFKKEQIDFDQSFESLGIDSLGMVDIFESLAQHFPEKKELTSQLFDAPTPTALLARLEADPQAPAVDVEAWVLEQLANITGFTVDQIDQKQSYESLGLDSLVQLDFLESVVALWPQLKANSTELANAKYPQATIALIKAALAAPESTSTPATEVQAPATTDDQGQASNLLFNSLSPLIPDAPQSIDIETPFAQLGLNGFAREALCQSMAQQCSASEFAGEALMSRRTPQDALSLLARLS, from the coding sequence ATGCGCTTCCAACTCAACGATGTTGTGCAGGAATTCATCGTGTCCAATGGAAAAATAGCCAACAGCTATTTTTCTCTTTCAGAAAAAATCATTGATTCACTGTGCGAGTCCAATATCGCAAAAGAATCAATATTGATGCGTTTGCTGGAGCAGGCCGAATCCGTCACCGCGCATTACTTCAATGCTCACCAACAAGTCCTCGAGGGCGTTTATGCCAATGGGATTGAAGCCCCCGTCAATAAAAACCTTGCGGTGCTGGAGCCCGAACACTCGAACCCGGTAATACTGGAATCGACACCTGTTGCGGAACAAACACCCGCACTCAACTACGGGCAATGGCTGCGCGCCGAAATAAGTACGGTCACAGGATTCAAAAAAGAACAAATCGACTTCGATCAAAGTTTCGAAAGCCTGGGTATCGACTCTCTCGGCATGGTCGATATTTTCGAATCCCTGGCCCAGCACTTCCCGGAAAAGAAAGAGCTCACCTCGCAGCTCTTTGATGCCCCCACTCCTACCGCTTTGCTGGCGCGACTTGAAGCCGATCCGCAGGCACCTGCCGTGGATGTCGAAGCATGGGTACTGGAACAACTGGCGAATATCACCGGTTTTACGGTTGACCAGATCGACCAAAAACAAAGCTATGAAAGCCTGGGCCTGGACTCCCTCGTGCAGCTGGACTTCCTGGAGTCGGTCGTCGCATTGTGGCCGCAACTCAAGGCCAACAGCACTGAGCTGGCCAACGCCAAGTATCCGCAGGCAACAATCGCCCTGATTAAAGCCGCCCTGGCCGCCCCCGAGTCGACATCAACACCCGCTACCGAAGTGCAAGCACCTGCCACAACGGACGACCAAGGGCAGGCAAGCAACCTGCTTTTCAACTCCCTGTCACCCCTGATCCCGGACGCGCCACAGTCGATCGACATTGAGACGCCCTTTGCACAGTTGGGGCTCAACGGTTTTGCCCGAGAAGCACTCTGCCAATCAATGGCGCAACAGTGCTCTGCCAGCGAGTTTGCCGGTGAAGCACTGATGTCGCGTCGTACGCCGCAGGACGCCTTGTCGCTTCTGGCACGACTGAGCTGA
- a CDS encoding alpha/beta fold hydrolase — MKKVMAALACTVSLIIGANASAQTEKPTVVLVHGAFADASSWNGVVKILEKDGYPVVAAANPLRSVKSDGAAVSALLDGIKSPVVLVGHSYGGNVISEAANDHANVKALVYVAAFAPEAGETAAGLSGKFPGSTLGPTLAAPVALADGGKDLYIQQDKFHDQFAADVPAAQAALMAATQRPVTEAALNEQSGTPAWKHIPSWYIYGDKDKNIPPQAMEFMAKRAEAKVVKVVKGASHVVMVSNPEPVARLIEKAAAAM, encoded by the coding sequence ATGAAAAAAGTAATGGCCGCTCTGGCCTGCACCGTTAGCCTGATCATCGGCGCCAACGCGTCGGCGCAAACTGAAAAGCCTACTGTCGTCCTCGTACACGGCGCCTTTGCCGATGCTTCGAGTTGGAATGGCGTGGTGAAGATCCTCGAAAAAGATGGATACCCTGTTGTGGCCGCCGCCAATCCATTGCGCAGTGTGAAGAGCGATGGCGCTGCTGTTTCTGCGTTGCTCGATGGCATCAAGTCACCTGTTGTGCTGGTCGGCCACTCCTACGGTGGCAACGTCATCAGCGAAGCGGCCAACGACCATGCCAATGTAAAGGCACTTGTTTACGTCGCCGCCTTCGCGCCCGAGGCGGGCGAAACGGCCGCCGGACTATCCGGAAAATTCCCGGGGAGCACCCTCGGCCCAACCCTCGCAGCGCCTGTCGCACTGGCTGATGGCGGCAAGGATTTGTACATCCAGCAGGACAAGTTTCACGATCAGTTCGCCGCTGACGTCCCCGCCGCGCAGGCGGCATTGATGGCGGCGACTCAGCGCCCGGTCACCGAAGCGGCGCTGAACGAACAGTCAGGTACACCCGCCTGGAAGCACATTCCGTCCTGGTACATCTATGGCGACAAGGACAAGAACATTCCACCGCAGGCCATGGAATTCATGGCCAAGCGAGCCGAGGCCAAGGTGGTGAAAGTCGTTAAAGGGGCTTCCCATGTCGTGATGGTTTCAAACCCGGAGCCGGTAGCCCGGCTGATTGAAAAAGCGGCTGCGGCGATGTGA
- the bcsA gene encoding UDP-forming cellulose synthase catalytic subunit, translated as MTVQLNQLPAKTWWLQKLLDSFQDRFSQWPLRWRLGLKISGGLIAALLVLGILTAPQNLYSQAVFASVCFAASLIIRKQTGRLAILTLITLSLIASLRYMYWRLSDTLDFDNWQDAVFGYGLVLAELYALLVLVFGYIQTAWPLQRKPQFLQQPPAEWPTVDVFIPTYNEALGIVKLVVLAAQAIDWPEGKLRVHVLDDGRREEFKAFCQQIGVNYITRDNNQHAKAGNLNEALKVTDGEFIAIFDADHVPTRSFLQITMGWFLKDPNLALLQTPHFFYSPDPFEKNLDTFRSVPNEGELFYGLVQDGNDLWNAAFFCGSCAVIRRTHLLEVGGIATETVTEDAHTALKLNRRGFNTAYLAIPQAAGLATESLSRHISQRIRWARGMVQIFRTDNPLFGKGLNLGQRICYLNAMMHFFYSLPRLVFLTAPLAYLFFDAQIFHASALMVTVYVLPHIFHSSLTNSSIQGRFRHSFWNEVYESVLAWHIMRPVLLALISPSLGKFNVTDKGGTVEKDYFNWKLARPYIVLLTLNMIGLAIGVVKLVGSDSAEVTTLLINLVWTVYNIIIVSTAVAVATESSQVRNEPRVPADLPVRVYREDGTSFDCITRDFSQNGVGLALPPQVQLSAKEKLRLCILRTPPSSLFPATTIFSNDNVAGVKFEGLTLRQQSELVRLTFSRADTWANTWGNGRLDAPMSALREVSSIGLRAILRLFVATLKDSQALLRKRPATPSPIDPTADTQRS; from the coding sequence ATGACCGTCCAGCTGAATCAGCTACCTGCAAAGACCTGGTGGTTGCAGAAGCTGCTGGATAGCTTCCAGGATCGCTTCAGTCAATGGCCCCTGCGTTGGCGCCTGGGCCTGAAAATTTCAGGCGGGCTGATTGCAGCATTGTTGGTGCTGGGTATCCTCACTGCACCGCAGAATCTGTATTCCCAAGCCGTGTTTGCCTCCGTCTGTTTTGCCGCCAGCCTGATCATCCGCAAGCAAACCGGGCGTCTGGCGATCCTGACCCTGATCACCCTCTCGCTGATCGCTTCGTTGCGTTACATGTACTGGCGCCTGTCCGACACCCTGGACTTCGACAACTGGCAGGATGCCGTATTTGGCTACGGGCTGGTGCTGGCAGAACTGTATGCCTTGCTCGTCCTGGTCTTCGGCTATATACAGACCGCCTGGCCGTTGCAACGTAAACCGCAGTTTCTGCAACAGCCACCCGCTGAATGGCCGACGGTGGATGTGTTCATTCCCACCTATAACGAAGCACTGGGTATCGTCAAACTGGTGGTGCTCGCGGCTCAGGCCATTGACTGGCCCGAGGGCAAACTGCGGGTGCACGTGCTCGATGACGGACGCCGGGAGGAATTCAAGGCTTTCTGTCAGCAGATTGGTGTCAACTACATCACCCGCGACAACAATCAACATGCCAAGGCCGGCAACCTCAACGAGGCACTCAAAGTCACCGATGGCGAGTTCATTGCCATATTCGACGCCGACCACGTGCCCACCCGCTCCTTCCTGCAAATCACCATGGGCTGGTTTTTAAAGGACCCGAACCTGGCGTTGCTGCAAACGCCGCATTTTTTCTACTCACCCGATCCGTTCGAAAAAAACCTCGATACCTTTCGCTCGGTACCCAATGAAGGTGAGCTGTTCTACGGCCTGGTGCAGGACGGCAACGACTTGTGGAACGCGGCATTCTTCTGTGGCTCCTGCGCGGTCATCCGGCGGACTCACTTGCTGGAAGTCGGCGGCATCGCCACCGAGACCGTGACCGAAGATGCGCACACGGCACTCAAGCTCAATCGCCGTGGTTTCAACACCGCTTACCTCGCCATTCCACAAGCGGCGGGACTGGCCACCGAAAGCCTTTCCCGACACATCAGCCAGCGCATACGCTGGGCACGGGGCATGGTGCAGATTTTTCGGACCGACAATCCCTTGTTTGGCAAAGGGCTGAACCTGGGGCAGCGCATCTGCTACCTCAATGCCATGATGCACTTTTTCTACAGCCTGCCCCGCCTGGTGTTCTTGACCGCACCATTGGCCTACCTGTTTTTCGATGCGCAGATTTTCCATGCCTCGGCGTTGATGGTCACGGTCTATGTTCTGCCGCATATTTTCCATTCCAGCCTGACCAACTCCAGCATCCAGGGGCGCTTCCGCCATTCCTTCTGGAACGAAGTGTATGAGTCGGTGTTGGCCTGGCACATCATGCGACCGGTCCTGCTGGCTCTAATCAGCCCTTCGCTGGGCAAATTCAACGTAACCGACAAGGGCGGCACCGTCGAAAAGGACTATTTCAACTGGAAGCTCGCGCGGCCTTACATCGTCCTGCTGACCTTGAACATGATCGGTCTGGCGATCGGCGTGGTGAAACTGGTCGGGAGTGATTCGGCCGAGGTCACTACCCTGCTGATCAACCTGGTCTGGACCGTGTACAACATCATCATCGTCAGCACCGCCGTGGCGGTGGCCACTGAGTCCTCTCAGGTGCGCAACGAGCCCAGGGTGCCCGCGGATCTGCCCGTGCGCGTCTATCGCGAAGACGGCACGTCGTTCGATTGCATAACCCGGGACTTCTCACAAAACGGCGTGGGTCTGGCACTGCCACCGCAAGTTCAGCTCAGCGCCAAAGAGAAGCTGCGGCTGTGCATTCTGCGCACACCTCCCTCAAGCCTCTTTCCCGCAACAACGATCTTCAGCAACGACAACGTGGCAGGCGTGAAATTCGAGGGTTTGACCCTGCGCCAGCAAAGTGAGCTGGTGCGACTGACCTTTTCACGGGCCGACACCTGGGCCAACACGTGGGGCAACGGCCGCCTCGACGCGCCAATGTCAGCGTTGCGCGAGGTCAGCAGCATTGGCTTGCGCGCCATCCTGCGCTTGTTCGTTGCCACCCTAAAGGACAGCCAGGCGCTGCTGCGCAAACGCCCGGCCACTCCATCACCCATCGACCCCACCGCGGACACGCAACGATCTTGA
- the bcsQ gene encoding cellulose biosynthesis protein BcsQ, which produces MKYVDDITKLFTRFGANAETYQEIQPNYKDFKDDPVIPAVAEPEPPVEPVKNTVPSPPSPKSPPLTEPPASAAADDRQRLSDLLRELNQVRRDGLPETIRKRTKAKVIAIVSANGGVGKSTIAAGLAKTLRHPGGRVIAIDLDPQNALSSHLGITRPAPGLIQLKEQDADWGAHRLPGFSDSECLPFGTGELNDRRLLRQMLLEDADWLSQHLASMHLSENDTVILDTPSGATVYSQQALDAADLVLVMTVADAASYLALDTMTQWLETSPRRAQQQRYVLNQWDDSRAFSRDMGVLFRRRLGANLIGTIRLDHQFNESLAYGRDLLQHAPESIGCQDILSLSGAVHALLFTDASSQQGTL; this is translated from the coding sequence ATGAAATATGTAGATGACATTACGAAACTCTTTACACGTTTTGGCGCAAACGCAGAGACTTACCAGGAAATACAACCAAACTATAAAGATTTCAAAGACGACCCGGTCATACCTGCGGTGGCTGAGCCAGAACCGCCGGTCGAACCGGTGAAAAATACTGTCCCCTCGCCACCATCGCCCAAGTCCCCTCCCCTGACTGAGCCACCTGCGAGTGCTGCTGCGGATGACCGTCAGCGATTGAGCGACCTGTTGCGTGAACTCAACCAGGTTCGTCGGGACGGTCTGCCAGAAACGATTCGCAAGCGGACCAAGGCGAAGGTCATTGCCATCGTTTCAGCGAATGGCGGGGTGGGTAAAAGCACCATCGCCGCTGGCCTCGCGAAAACACTTCGGCACCCTGGCGGGCGAGTCATCGCGATTGATCTGGACCCTCAGAACGCGCTGTCCAGCCACTTGGGTATCACCAGGCCGGCTCCCGGGCTGATCCAACTCAAAGAGCAGGACGCCGACTGGGGCGCTCATCGCCTGCCGGGCTTTAGCGACAGTGAGTGCCTGCCCTTCGGCACTGGCGAGCTGAACGATCGCCGATTGCTCAGGCAGATGCTGCTTGAAGATGCTGACTGGTTGAGCCAGCACCTGGCGTCAATGCACCTCAGCGAAAACGATACCGTGATCCTGGATACGCCTTCGGGCGCGACCGTCTATTCGCAACAGGCACTCGACGCTGCCGATCTGGTGCTGGTGATGACGGTGGCCGACGCGGCCTCCTACCTGGCACTGGACACCATGACCCAGTGGCTGGAAACCAGCCCGCGACGCGCACAGCAGCAGCGGTATGTGCTCAACCAATGGGATGACTCCCGTGCGTTCAGCAGGGACATGGGCGTGCTGTTTCGGCGACGGCTCGGCGCTAACCTGATCGGGACGATTCGCCTCGATCACCAGTTCAACGAGTCGCTGGCCTATGGTCGGGACCTGTTGCAGCACGCGCCTGAGAGCATTGGCTGTCAGGACATTCTGTCGCTATCAGGCGCGGTCCATGCCCTGCTTTTCACGGATGCTTCCAGCCAGCAGGGCACGCTATGA
- a CDS encoding outer membrane protein produces the protein MNLFKKPQYLVMGVIGMGLIAPESSSADTLGPYVSVMGGLNWVAPQDLNQNNLDFVEMEFNQPLHSGYATGLALGWRFPIGLRPEVELSYRKNTLTQFNNRVYEGGGSIDGKGEEEATSVMANLWYDVLNLPAPFSRFTPYIGGGLGYTKLSVSGLEAGGVQFGNTHRDTVSAYQLGAGVGYELTEQWSMSLDYRYLKTRDAHFGDIQGLPQGDVRTDYSAQSLMLGLHYWF, from the coding sequence ATGAACCTATTTAAAAAACCTCAGTATCTCGTGATGGGCGTCATTGGCATGGGCCTTATTGCCCCTGAGTCCAGTTCCGCCGACACGCTCGGCCCCTATGTCAGTGTCATGGGTGGTCTGAACTGGGTGGCTCCGCAGGACCTTAACCAGAACAACCTCGACTTTGTCGAAATGGAATTCAACCAACCGTTACACTCCGGCTACGCCACCGGACTGGCACTGGGCTGGCGCTTCCCCATCGGGCTCAGACCTGAAGTGGAACTCAGCTACCGCAAAAACACCCTGACCCAATTCAATAACCGGGTCTACGAAGGCGGCGGGAGCATCGACGGTAAAGGCGAAGAGGAAGCCACCAGCGTCATGGCCAACCTCTGGTATGACGTCTTGAACCTGCCAGCACCCTTCAGTCGGTTCACCCCTTACATCGGCGGCGGCCTGGGTTACACCAAGCTGTCGGTCAGTGGCCTGGAAGCCGGCGGCGTCCAGTTCGGCAACACTCATCGCGACACTGTATCGGCCTATCAACTCGGCGCCGGGGTAGGTTACGAACTCACCGAACAATGGTCCATGTCCCTGGATTATCGATACCTCAAGACTCGCGATGCGCACTTCGGTGACATTCAGGGCCTGCCCCAAGGCGATGTACGCACTGACTACAGCGCCCAGTCATTAATGCTCGGCCTGCATTATTGGTTCTAA
- a CDS encoding polyketide cyclase — translation MNDVKVQVIVKSPRAEIWNIWSNFSEAPLWDTDVRQCELNGPFQPGTRGKCVLKNGLNMPLKLEAVKLHESYRNTARLLWIDLEFDHQMRRLSPNETQVIHSAKISGPLSFLYRGLLRKMLTAAMTTALRNLCTLAEQRANAISTPGLEKPGTHLHRV, via the coding sequence GTGAACGATGTCAAAGTGCAAGTCATAGTCAAATCGCCGCGTGCTGAAATCTGGAATATCTGGAGCAATTTTTCAGAAGCGCCGCTATGGGATACCGACGTTCGCCAGTGCGAACTCAATGGCCCGTTTCAACCTGGAACGCGAGGCAAATGCGTCCTCAAAAATGGCCTGAACATGCCGCTGAAACTGGAAGCAGTGAAGCTGCATGAAAGCTATCGGAACACGGCAAGACTGCTTTGGATCGACCTTGAGTTCGATCACCAGATGCGCAGGCTTTCCCCGAATGAAACCCAAGTCATCCATAGCGCAAAGATCTCTGGCCCCTTGAGTTTTTTATACCGCGGGCTGCTACGAAAAATGCTGACCGCGGCAATGACCACGGCACTGCGCAACCTGTGCACGCTGGCTGAACAACGAGCGAATGCCATCAGTACCCCAGGGCTCGAAAAACCTGGAACGCATTTGCACCGTGTATGA